One genomic window of Cololabis saira isolate AMF1-May2022 chromosome 3, fColSai1.1, whole genome shotgun sequence includes the following:
- the LOC133440391 gene encoding NACHT, LRR and PYD domains-containing protein 12-like: protein MLLEDNIVMFVKNELKKIQRVLSPDYPESLEHLLEGEDEEQRRSSRDAFVKITVNFLRRMKQEELAERLQSSTFAPLCKKRLKSKLRKKYQCVFEGIVKAGNPTLLKQIYTELYITKGGTGEVNDEHEVRQIEAASRKPDRAEITIRQEDIFKLPPGRDEPIRTVMTKGVAGIGKTVLTQKFTLDWAEGKANQDIQFLLPFTFRELNVLKGRKFSLVELVHHFFTETREMCSFEEFQLVVIFDGLDECRLPLDFHNNEVLTDVTESTSVDVLLTNLIRGNLLPSARLWITTRPAAANQIPPECVCMVTEVRGFTDPQKEEYFRKRFREEEQTRIISHIKTSRSLHIMCHIPVFCWITATVLEKVLETREGGGLPKTLTEMYIHFLVVQAKLKRVKYDGGIETDPHWSPESRKMVESLGKLAFEQLQKGNLIFYEPDLRECGIDVREASVYSGVFTQIFREESSLYQDQVFCFIHLSVQEFLAALHVHLTFISSGINLLEKQRNTSRRFKKRAETDLYQSVVDKALQSPNGHLDLFLRFLLGLSLETNQTLLRGLLESEQRSSKNNQHTVEYIKKKISDDLSAEKSINLFHCLNELNAGSLVEEVQRSLRSGRLSTDELSPAQWSALVFILLSSEEDLEVFDLKKYSVSEEVLRRLLPVVKASKKVVLSDCNLSEDICPLLSSVLSSQSSSLTELDLSNNHLEDSGLKKLCPGLESPHCHLESLRLSDCNLSEDICAYLSSVLSSQSSSLTELDLSNNHLQDSGLKKLCPGLESPHCRLESLRVEPAGQQWMTPGLRKYSCQLTIDTNTVNNNIQLSDNNKKMMYVKEYQSYPDHPDRFDIWDQLLCREVLTGRCYWEVQTRGKVSVSVSYRRISRKGNSIDCRFGRNDQSWSLDCSYDGQYYVRHNNRVTSSSSSSSVSDRVAVYVDVPAGTLSFYSISSDGLIHLHTFNTTFTEPLYPGFRFWPDSSVFLC, encoded by the exons ATG ctgctggaggacaacattgtcatgtttgtgaagaacgagctgaagaagatccagagggttctgagtccagattacccagaatccctagagcatctgttggagggtgaggatgaagagcagaggaggagcagcagagatgcgtttgtgaagatcacagtgaacttcctgaggagaatgaagcaggaggagctggctgagcgtctgcagagca GTACTTTTGCTCCACTTTGTAAAAAGCGGCTGAAGTCTAAGCTGAGGAAGAAGTaccagtgtgtgtttgaggggattgttaaagcaggaaacccaacccttctgaagcagatctacacagagctctacatcacaaagggagggactggagaggtcaacgatgaacatgaagtcagacagattgaagcagcttccaggaaaccagacagagcagaaataaccatcagacaggaagacatatttaaactcccacctggaagagatgaaccaatcagaacagtgatgacgaagggagtggccggcatcgggaaaacagtcctaacacagaagttcactctggactgggctgaaggcaaagccaaccaggacatccagttcctgcttccattcaccttcagagagctgaatgtgctgaaagggagaaagttcagcttggtggaacttgttcatcacttcttcactgaaaccagagaaatgtgcagctttgaagagttccagcTCGTGGTCATCTTTGATGGTCTGGATGAgtgtcgacttcctctggacttccacaacaatgaggtcctgactgatgttacagagtccacctcagtggatgttctgctgacaaacctcatcagggggaacctgcttccttctgctcgcctctggatcaccacacgaccagcagcagccaatcagatccctcctgagtgtgtctgcatggtgacagaggtcagagggttcactgacccacagaaggaggaatacttcaggaagaggttcagagaagaggagcagaccaggatcatctcccacatcaagacatcacgaagcctccacatcatgtgccacatcccagtcttctgctggatcactgctacggtcctggagaaagttctggaaaccagagagggaggggggctgcccaagaccctgactgagatgtacatccacttcctggtggtccaggccaaactgaagagggtcaagtatgacggaggaattgagacggatccacactggagtccagagagcaggaagatggtggagtctctgggaaaactggcttttgagcagctgcagaaaggaaacctgatcttctatgaaccagacctgagagagtgtggtatcgatgtcagagaggcttcagtgtactcaggagtgttcacacagatctttagagaggagagcagcctgtaccaggaccaggtcttctgcttcatccatctgagtgtccaggagtttctggctgctcttcatgtccatctgaCCTTCATCAGCTCTGGAATCAACCTGctggagaaacaaagaaacacctcCAGACggtttaaaaaaagagcagaGACTGACCTCTATCAGAGTGttgtggacaaggccttacagagtcccaacggacacctggacttgttcctccgcttcctcctgggtctttcactggagaccaatcagactctcctacgaggtctgttgGAATCAGAACAAAGAAGTTCAAAGAACAATCAGCACACAGTtgaatacatcaagaagaagatcagtgatgatctgtctgcagagaaaagcatcaacctgttccactgtctgaatgaactgaacgctggttctctggtggaggaggtccaacggtccctgaggtcaggacgtctctccacagatgaactgtctcctgctcagtggtcggctctggtcttcatcttactgtcatcagaagaagatctggaggtgtttgacctgaagaaatactcagtttcagaggaggttctacggaggctgctgccggtggtcaaagcctccaagaaagttgt gttgagtgactGTAatctctcagaggacatctgtccacttctgtcctcagttctcagctctcagtcctccagtctgacagaactggacctgagtaacaaccacctggaggattcaggactgaagaagctgtgtcctggactggagagtccacactgtcacctggagtctctcag gttaagtgactgtaacctctcagaggacatctgtgcatatctgtcctcagttctcagctctcagtcctccagtctgacagaactggacctgagtaacaaccacctgcaggattcaggactgaagaagctgtgtcctggactggagagtccacactgtcgcctggagtctctcag ggtggagcctgctggacaacaatggatgacaccaggtctgaggaagt attcctgtcaactcaccatcgacacaaacacagtcaacaaCAACATCcaactgtctgacaacaacaaGAAGATGATGTATGTGAAGGAGtatcagtcatatcctgatcatccagacaggtttgatatCTGggatcagctgctgtgtagagaagttctgacaggtcgctgttactgggaggtccagacgAGAGGAaaagtttctgtatcagtgagttacagaagaatcagcaggaaaggaaaCTCTATAGACTGTAGGTTTGGAAGGAACGATCAgtcctggagtctggactgttcTTATGATGGTCAGTACTATGTCCGTCACAATAACAGAGtaacatcttcctcctcctcttcctcagtctctgacagagtagcagtgtatgtggacgttcctgctggaactctgtccttctacagcatCTCCTCTGAcggactgatccacctccacaccttcaacaccacattcactgaacctctctatcCTGGGTTCAGGTTCTGGCCTGATTCTTCAGTGTttctgtgttga